One Granulicella sp. 5B5 DNA window includes the following coding sequences:
- a CDS encoding acyltransferase, whose product MSRADADTADQAVRRSSYIPGLDGIRAIAFLLVFWAHALPDVSYYIPATLGVTIFFFLSGYLITTLLRRELEGTGTIVLRDFYLRRVLRIFLPLYVVYALAAAYAHFVQHDSMGNLSGFFSMLFYYYNYAMALGVKAWVPLGMNVIWSLSVEEHFYILFPLLYLALVRSRLAKATQTRLLIGFCLLELAWRFFLVTTHHNQHLWTYYATDARLDSILWGSVLALTHNPVFSRSNGGTDRSILPIRHTTLAFAGCVLLLLATLVPRSFLYRESLRYTVQALALYGIFSFVIPNIQHPSVAWLEWKPLRYLGWISYVLYLSHDFILNVLTRIWPHRFALTGSLSFALAIAFATLLRYTLELPLQRLRGRLRHTPAEPRLPQQPSQIL is encoded by the coding sequence ATGAGCCGGGCAGATGCAGATACAGCAGACCAGGCTGTACGCAGAAGCTCGTACATCCCGGGCCTCGACGGCATCCGTGCCATTGCCTTCCTGCTGGTCTTCTGGGCCCATGCGCTCCCCGATGTCAGCTACTACATCCCGGCCACCCTCGGCGTTACTATCTTTTTTTTCCTCAGCGGCTACCTCATCACCACGCTGCTCCGCCGCGAGCTAGAAGGCACAGGAACCATAGTCCTGCGCGACTTCTATCTGCGCCGCGTGCTCCGCATCTTCCTCCCGCTTTACGTCGTCTACGCGCTCGCCGCGGCCTACGCGCACTTCGTCCAGCACGACTCGATGGGAAACCTCAGCGGCTTCTTCTCCATGCTCTTCTACTACTACAACTATGCGATGGCGCTCGGCGTCAAAGCCTGGGTCCCGCTGGGCATGAACGTCATCTGGTCGCTCTCGGTCGAGGAACACTTCTACATCCTCTTCCCATTGCTGTACCTGGCTCTCGTCCGCTCCCGGCTCGCGAAGGCTACTCAAACCCGGCTCCTCATCGGCTTCTGCCTGCTGGAGCTCGCCTGGCGCTTCTTCCTCGTCACCACCCACCACAACCAGCACCTCTGGACCTACTACGCCACCGACGCCCGTCTCGACTCCATCCTCTGGGGCTCAGTCCTGGCCCTTACCCACAACCCAGTCTTCTCCCGCTCCAACGGCGGCACCGACCGCTCCATCCTCCCGATCCGCCACACTACCCTGGCCTTCGCCGGCTGCGTGCTTCTGCTGCTGGCAACCCTCGTTCCACGTAGCTTCCTCTACCGCGAGAGCCTGCGATACACCGTCCAGGCCCTGGCTCTGTACGGCATCTTCAGCTTCGTCATCCCCAACATCCAGCACCCGTCGGTCGCCTGGTTGGAGTGGAAGCCCCTGCGCTACCTCGGCTGGATCTCCTATGTTCTGTATCTCAGCCACGACTTCATCCTGAACGTCCTCACCCGCATCTGGCCGCACCGCTTTGCCCTCACGGGGTCCCTCAGCTTTGCCCTCGCCATCGCCTTCGCGACGCTGTTGCGCTACACCCTTGAGCTCCCCTTGCAACGCTTGCGTGGCCGTCTGCGCCACACGCCGGCAGAGCCACGGCTCCCCCAACAACCCTCCCAAATCCTGTAG
- a CDS encoding SurA N-terminal domain-containing protein has translation MVKMRRNASLLLLSSSLLFAGCHKGPQDGVVATVNGHPILQTEVDKIYTQQLANNPQQQQPSPDQADSLKLNILHELIVEEIVEQRAAKENLTASDADVDAKLVEMKAPYTEEQFQTRLKASNLTMDELRHDLRRSLTQSKLLNKEINSRITVTDAEVTSYYNAHKAEFNLIEPQYHLAQIQVTDQGAAQAGNLQNNKASGDEEARKKIQAIKNRIDTGDDFGTLAANFSERQDTAPNGGDMGFIPESQMKGDPATYAAIVKLKPGETTDILPLLDAQTHKVAGYSIYKLISREAAGQRDLSDPRVQQNIRQQLHDSRAQLLKAAYFEMLRDQTKVENFLAEKIFKDVAK, from the coding sequence ATGGTCAAGATGCGCCGTAACGCCTCCCTTCTGCTTCTGTCATCCTCTCTGCTGTTCGCGGGCTGCCACAAGGGCCCCCAGGACGGCGTCGTCGCCACCGTCAACGGTCATCCCATCCTCCAGACCGAGGTCGACAAGATCTACACGCAGCAGCTGGCGAACAACCCGCAGCAACAGCAACCCTCGCCCGACCAGGCCGATTCGCTCAAACTCAACATCCTTCATGAGCTGATCGTCGAAGAGATCGTCGAGCAGCGCGCCGCCAAGGAAAACCTCACCGCCAGCGACGCCGATGTCGACGCCAAGCTCGTCGAGATGAAGGCCCCTTACACCGAGGAGCAGTTCCAGACGCGTCTCAAAGCCTCCAACCTCACCATGGATGAGCTCCGTCATGATCTGCGCCGGTCGCTCACCCAGAGCAAGCTCCTGAACAAGGAGATCAACTCGCGCATTACCGTCACCGACGCCGAAGTGACGAGCTACTACAACGCGCATAAGGCAGAGTTCAACCTGATCGAGCCGCAGTATCATCTCGCGCAAATCCAGGTCACTGATCAGGGCGCAGCCCAGGCCGGCAACCTGCAGAACAACAAAGCGAGTGGTGACGAAGAGGCGCGCAAGAAGATCCAGGCCATCAAGAACCGTATCGACACGGGTGACGACTTCGGCACATTGGCAGCGAACTTCTCTGAACGGCAGGATACTGCTCCCAACGGCGGCGATATGGGCTTCATTCCCGAGTCGCAGATGAAAGGCGACCCCGCGACCTATGCGGCGATCGTGAAGCTGAAGCCCGGCGAAACCACCGACATCCTTCCACTGCTCGACGCCCAGACCCATAAAGTCGCTGGTTACTCCATCTACAAGCTCATCAGCAGGGAGGCCGCCGGACAACGCGACCTCTCCGACCCGCGTGTCCAACAGAACATCCGCCAGCAACTCCACGACAGCCGCGCGCAGTTGCTCAAGGCAGCTTACTTCGAGATGCTCCGCGATCAGACCAAGGTAGAAAACTTCCTGGCTGAAAAGATCTTCAAGGACGTCGCGAAGTAG
- a CDS encoding cytochrome c, whose product MKLSYVERLRSMAAAGSSTVVCLLGLTGCHSYPPPTPLDQLTAQQTRGHEVFEQHCSLCHYDRSDGSLHGPSLLSMYKKPYLHSGAPANDDRVTETILHGHNLMPAQPNMDPEDLNDLLAYLHTL is encoded by the coding sequence GTGAAGCTTAGTTACGTCGAACGCCTTCGCTCGATGGCCGCCGCAGGCAGCTCCACCGTCGTCTGTCTGCTAGGCCTCACAGGCTGCCACTCGTACCCGCCGCCAACGCCCCTCGATCAGCTCACGGCGCAGCAGACACGCGGCCACGAGGTCTTCGAGCAGCACTGTTCACTCTGCCATTACGACCGCAGCGACGGATCACTGCACGGCCCATCGCTCCTCAGCATGTACAAAAAGCCGTACCTGCACTCAGGCGCCCCCGCCAACGACGACCGCGTCACCGAGACCATCCTGCACGGCCACAACCTGATGCCCGCCCAGCCCAACATGGACCCCGAAGATCTCAACGATCTGCTCGCGTACCTTCACACGCTCTAA
- the tyrS gene encoding tyrosine--tRNA ligase: MSTETASAFAPVAEQLDLITKGAAEIIPPAAASAADALAARLEDSRKTGVPLRIKAGFDPTAPDLHLGHTVLMRKLKHFQQLGHTVIFLIGDSTALIGDPTGKNVTRKPLTREEIDANAETYKEQVFKILDKDKTEVRYNSEWLDKLGYAGMVKLAAKFTVSQMLEREDFHKRFQDEQPIHVHELLYPMAQGYDSVALECDVELGGTDQKFNLMRGRDLQRDAGQKPQIILMTPILEGLDGVQKMSKSLGNAIGIKEPPTEMYGKLMSINDELMWKYWTFLTDLPQSQIDAMRASVAEGKLHPMQAKKDLAHSITADFHSKAEADAAAESWATQFQQKGVTEDVPEVTVSLSSEGLPAADGSGLRIAKLLQLAGLAASAGEATRKLAENAVSINGDKFTGKTLTQEELGKTPTLRLGKKAVRVNWAA; encoded by the coding sequence ATGTCTACAGAAACAGCATCCGCTTTTGCTCCCGTCGCCGAGCAGCTCGACCTCATCACCAAGGGCGCAGCCGAGATTATTCCGCCTGCCGCGGCCTCCGCTGCCGACGCCCTCGCCGCGCGCCTCGAAGACTCGCGCAAAACCGGCGTCCCTCTCCGCATCAAGGCTGGCTTCGACCCCACCGCGCCGGACCTGCACCTCGGTCACACCGTGCTGATGCGCAAGCTCAAGCACTTCCAGCAACTCGGTCACACCGTCATCTTCCTCATCGGCGACTCCACCGCTCTCATCGGCGACCCCACCGGGAAAAACGTCACGCGCAAGCCGCTCACCCGCGAGGAGATCGACGCCAACGCCGAGACCTACAAAGAGCAGGTCTTCAAGATCCTCGACAAGGATAAGACCGAAGTCCGCTACAACTCCGAGTGGCTCGACAAGCTCGGCTATGCGGGCATGGTGAAACTCGCCGCCAAGTTCACCGTCTCGCAGATGCTCGAGCGCGAAGACTTCCACAAGCGCTTCCAGGACGAGCAGCCCATCCATGTGCATGAGCTGCTGTACCCGATGGCGCAGGGCTACGACTCCGTCGCACTCGAGTGCGATGTCGAGCTCGGTGGCACGGACCAGAAGTTCAACCTAATGCGTGGCCGCGACCTGCAGCGCGACGCCGGCCAGAAGCCACAGATCATCCTGATGACGCCGATCCTCGAAGGTCTCGACGGCGTACAGAAGATGTCCAAGTCGCTCGGCAACGCCATCGGCATCAAGGAACCGCCAACAGAGATGTACGGCAAGCTGATGAGCATCAATGACGAGTTGATGTGGAAGTACTGGACCTTCCTTACCGACCTGCCGCAGTCGCAGATCGATGCCATGCGCGCCTCAGTGGCCGAAGGCAAGCTGCATCCGATGCAGGCCAAGAAGGACCTCGCGCACTCCATCACCGCAGACTTCCACTCGAAGGCCGAAGCTGATGCTGCCGCCGAAAGTTGGGCCACGCAGTTCCAGCAGAAGGGCGTGACAGAGGACGTCCCTGAAGTCACCGTCTCGCTCTCGTCGGAAGGGCTCCCTGCGGCGGATGGTTCCGGCCTCCGCATTGCGAAGCTGCTACAGCTTGCAGGCCTCGCGGCATCGGCCGGTGAAGCTACACGCAAGCTCGCGGAGAACGCCGTCTCCATCAATGGGGACAAGTTCACAGGCAAGACGCTCACGCAGGAAGAACTCGGCAAGACACCGACTCTGCGGCTCGGTAAGAAGGCCGTGCGCGTGAACTGGGCTGCGTAG
- a CDS encoding NAD(P)/FAD-dependent oxidoreductase translates to MALRTANIIGSGPNGLAAAITLAQRGVAVTVYERNDRIGGACSSAEITLPGFVHDLGSSAYPLGIASPFFRSLPLEQHGLRWVQPNAPVAHPLDNGEAVVLEPSLDRMGEQLSTHDAKAWRALFGPCVAHWDALLDDVMQPLLRLPSHPFITARFGLPALLSAATLASLLFRDERTKALFAGIAAHSVLPLTNIASASASMLLGTAGHASGWPIAAGGAQSLTNALAAYLRSLGGTIITGVEVRALSQLPPADATLFDTSATVMATIAHDALDAGYLRKLRAYRLGPGAFKIDYALSAPIPWKNPQCLRAATVHVGGTLAEIAASEDAAFYGHLSDKPYVLVVQPSLFDASRAPEGKHTAWAYCHVPSGSDMDRTAAIEAQIERFAPGFRDCVLARRASNASALTVWDPNLAGGDISGGALTLKQIVARPTLSAYRTSNPALYLCSAFTPPGGGVHGMCGHNAALEALRILNHPRDGSRVV, encoded by the coding sequence ATGGCGTTACGCACGGCCAACATCATCGGCTCCGGACCCAACGGCTTAGCAGCGGCCATCACCCTCGCGCAACGCGGCGTCGCGGTCACGGTCTACGAACGCAACGACCGCATCGGCGGGGCCTGCTCCAGCGCTGAGATCACGCTGCCTGGCTTCGTGCATGACCTCGGCTCGTCGGCGTATCCGCTCGGCATCGCCAGCCCCTTCTTCCGCTCGCTGCCGTTGGAGCAGCACGGCCTGCGCTGGGTACAGCCCAATGCTCCTGTAGCGCACCCTCTCGACAACGGCGAGGCCGTGGTGCTGGAGCCATCGCTCGACCGAATGGGTGAGCAACTCTCCACGCATGATGCCAAAGCCTGGCGCGCACTCTTCGGACCGTGCGTCGCCCACTGGGATGCACTGCTGGACGACGTGATGCAGCCACTGCTTCGCCTGCCGAGTCATCCTTTCATCACCGCACGCTTCGGCCTGCCTGCATTGCTGTCTGCCGCCACACTCGCCAGTCTGCTCTTCCGTGACGAGCGCACGAAAGCCCTCTTCGCCGGCATCGCGGCGCACTCCGTACTGCCACTGACAAACATTGCAAGCGCATCCGCAAGCATGCTGCTCGGCACAGCAGGACACGCGAGCGGCTGGCCTATTGCCGCAGGCGGCGCGCAGTCGCTAACCAACGCACTTGCCGCGTATCTCCGCTCGCTCGGTGGAACGATCATCACTGGCGTCGAGGTGCGCGCGCTGAGCCAACTGCCACCAGCCGATGCAACCCTCTTCGACACCAGCGCGACAGTGATGGCCACCATCGCGCACGACGCTCTCGACGCAGGCTACCTGCGCAAGCTGCGAGCCTACAGGCTCGGCCCCGGAGCCTTCAAGATTGACTACGCACTCAGCGCGCCGATTCCCTGGAAGAACCCACAGTGCCTGCGTGCAGCGACAGTACACGTCGGCGGCACGCTCGCGGAGATCGCCGCCTCCGAGGACGCAGCCTTCTATGGACACCTCAGCGACAAGCCCTACGTCCTCGTCGTCCAACCGAGCCTCTTCGACGCCTCTCGTGCACCCGAGGGCAAGCACACGGCCTGGGCCTACTGTCACGTGCCCAGCGGCTCCGACATGGACCGCACCGCAGCCATCGAGGCACAGATCGAACGCTTCGCTCCGGGATTCCGCGACTGTGTGCTGGCACGGCGAGCCAGTAACGCCTCGGCCCTCACCGTATGGGACCCGAACCTCGCCGGCGGGGACATCTCCGGCGGCGCGTTGACGCTGAAACAGATCGTTGCGCGGCCGACGCTCAGCGCCTACCGCACCAGCAATCCGGCACTCTATCTGTGCAGCGCGTTCACGCCGCCGGGCGGTGGCGTGCATGGCATGTGCGGACACAACGCCGCGCTTGAGGCACTGCGCATACTCAACCACCCGCGAGATGGCTCGCGGGTGGTTTGA
- the infC gene encoding translation initiation factor IF-3 produces MPPLDKRSAKSFIRTNERIRAREVRVIDENGEQLGVMAPFEALKMARERSLDLVEISPNAVPPVCKIQDYGKFLYEKDKSERAARKKQKVIVIKEVKFSVTVDEHDYQTKKNQAVRFLGEGDKVKASLRFKGRQMAHRDLGYKIINRLIMDIGDAGTVEFMPRMEGTTLHAILAPSKKAEAPAPPKPKAPEPAAPATPPAAK; encoded by the coding sequence ATTCCACCGTTAGATAAACGCTCCGCAAAGTCCTTTATTCGTACCAACGAACGCATTCGCGCACGCGAGGTGCGCGTGATTGACGAGAACGGCGAACAGCTCGGCGTGATGGCGCCGTTTGAGGCGCTGAAGATGGCCCGCGAGCGCTCCCTCGATCTGGTCGAGATCTCGCCCAACGCCGTCCCGCCCGTCTGCAAGATCCAGGACTACGGTAAGTTCCTCTACGAGAAGGACAAGTCCGAGCGCGCCGCCCGCAAGAAGCAGAAGGTCATCGTCATCAAGGAAGTCAAGTTCTCGGTCACCGTGGACGAGCACGACTACCAGACCAAGAAGAACCAGGCTGTCCGCTTCCTCGGTGAAGGCGACAAGGTGAAGGCGAGCCTCCGCTTCAAGGGCCGCCAGATGGCGCACCGCGATCTCGGCTACAAGATCATCAACCGCCTCATCATGGACATCGGCGATGCCGGCACGGTGGAGTTCATGCCCCGCATGGAAGGCACCACGCTGCACGCCATCCTCGCCCCCTCCAAGAAGGCCGAGGCCCCGGCACCTCCCAAACCCAAGGCCCCAGAGCCCGCAGCCCCGGCCACCCCGCCCGCAGCCAAGTAA